The following proteins come from a genomic window of Lolium rigidum isolate FL_2022 chromosome 5, APGP_CSIRO_Lrig_0.1, whole genome shotgun sequence:
- the LOC124654547 gene encoding protein ACCELERATED CELL DEATH 6-like isoform X3, with protein sequence MVELLLDWNKDLTMQVDKDGSTPLHFSSSIFYWTYLFLRIQLLPRPPWCFFHWFPWIYSWTLEKVYKANPAALYQADKNGFFPIHVAASVGGKGNIQFFLRECRDSAGLRDATGKTFLHVAIEKRRFDIVSYACRNPTLPWILNMQDSDGNTALHLAIKAGSFRMFCALFGNRKVNLNLTNNKGETPRDLSRSKLPSGMYYVQNSENRIYHALWSVRANHSGLRGDTAEEKYSRRTNPEKEEKESEKLKAITQSFMVASVLIATMAFTATFAIPGGYRADDHTNGGTPTLAGGYIFDAFMMATALAFIVSLLATVGFMYAGIPMINLSTRKIYLGTSVLLMTGSVVCMSIAFALGVYMMLAPVAWNTAVAICVVTPLAFVAREIESLIKSAILVRPLVIRKGLFLGVVQLLYWNIFRMATTLWPFVVIFGWGGLARIHHGR encoded by the exons ATGGTAGAGCTCCTACTGGATTGGAACAAGGATCTTACTATGCAAGTGGACAAAGATGGGAGTACGCCACTTCATTTTTCTTCATCGATTTTCTACTGGACGTACTTATTTCTGCGTATTCAACTCCTCCCAAGACCCCCTTGGTGTTTTTTTCACTGGTTTCCCTGGATTTATTCATGGACACTTGAGAAAGTATACAAAGCGAACCCTGCAGCACTATATCAGGCAGACAAGAACGGATTCTTTCCCATACATGTGGCTGCCTCTGTAGGTGGCAAAGGAAACATCCAATTTTTCCTTCGGGAGTGTCGGGATAGTGCCGGATTGCGCGACGCCACAGGAAAGACGTTCCTTCATGTTGCCATTGAGAAAAGAAGATTTGACATAGTCTCATATGCATGTCGAAATCCAACTTTACCTTGGATTCTGAATATGCAAGACAGTGATGGGAACACTGCACTGCACTTAGCTATCAAGGCTGGGAGCTTTAGGATGTTCTGTGCTCTGTTTGGCAATCGGAAGGTGAATTTGAATCTAACAAATAACAAAGGAGAAACTCCccgtgatttatcccgaagtaagCTTCCAAGTGGAATGTATTATGTTCAG AATTCTGAAAATAGAATATACCATGCCTTGTGGTCTGTTAGGGCGAACCACAGTGGCCTCCGCGGTGATACGGCTGAGGAAAAGTACAGTCGCCGTACAAACCCTGAGAAAGAGGAAAAAGAATCAGAGAAGCTAAAAGCTATAACACAATCGTTTATGGTTGCTTCAGTCCTAATAGCAACTATGGCATTCACTGCAACTTTTGCCATACCTGGAGGTTACAGAGCCGATGATCATACAAATGGAGGTACGCCAACGCTTGCTGGGGGATATATTTTTGATGCGTTCATGATGGCCACCGCATTAGCTTTCATCGTCTCCTTACTAGCTACCGTAGGGTTCATGTATGCGGGAATTCCCATGATCAACTTGAGCACGCGCAAAATCTACCTAGGCACATCCGTGCTTCTCATGACCGGTTCAGTCGTATGCATGTCTATTGCTTTTGCACTGGGTGTGTATATGATGCTAGCTCCGGTTGCTTGGAACACCGCTGTTGCAATTTGTGTAGTTACTCCTCTCGCATTTGTAGCTAGAGAGATCGAATCTCTTATAAAATCCGCAATTCTTGTGCGACCGTTGGTGATTAGGAAAGGGCTGTTCCTAGGAGTAGTACAATTACTATATTGGAACATTTTCCGTATGGCCACTACACTTTGGCCGTTCGTAGTTATCTTTGGTTGGGGCGGGTTGGCAAGGATCCACCACGGCCGGTAA